A genomic window from Quercus lobata isolate SW786 chromosome 10, ValleyOak3.0 Primary Assembly, whole genome shotgun sequence includes:
- the LOC115963258 gene encoding uncharacterized protein LOC115963258 — translation MDSESGSRLFGFIGAGATVGQLFGSLFATGIALLGPFLLLFAALLMEFAAQSSKGINKDVSHNSHLPEELTPIRALADQLEGTKEEEHKKYRGMVVEYIMVHGF, via the exons ATGGACAGCGAG TCAGGTTCAAGATTGTTTGGGTTCATTGGTGCTGGTGCCACAGTTGGCCAACTTTTTGGGTCATTGTTTGCCACCGGAATAGCTTTGTTGGGGCCAT TTCTACTCCTATTTGCTGCTTTGCTAATGGAATTTGCTGCACAGTCATCAAAGGGGATAAACAAGGATGTATCCCATAATTCCCATCTTCCTGAGGAATTAACTCCCATCAG GGCCCTTGCAGATCAGTTGGAAGGCACCAAAGAGGAGGAACATAAGAAGTATCGTGGCATGGTGGTAGAATATATTATGGTACATGGATTTTGA
- the LOC115963256 gene encoding leucine-rich repeat extensin-like protein 5 isoform X2, which translates to MQPDQIVWQPYEADFGHLPEFCVAGRDTWTARVLLVCFCIVERHHPDHVLRQFGLAQQQPDDVVYDDRLHKIDLRGKVERNWREEHGLYIISWEMRRQQVCHAPPQIGEMPRDHAYYVWYRLVTRKYVNRNNAKLDIMIQSHLALLAMLPEGSEAHNHVRRVLNNVAGLGGGPAANGQANNGHETKPTATATPSTSVAPVSTRTRAQRAIASPSTSAARDYGRPAIAIPNTSATRGRGMPATASPSTSAAMGRGWRATTPRVVTSPEMPAPIPHSSSQPKVPPHIPNAPPQPKVPSPSPPSQPDFDLSIDQNVTPPILLETPSYPPTSSTAPIPGLYIEHYYPPTASSSDPLGPPVGINSLQPHTDVSDEHPRHQPSPPRGRPQRTRRAPTCGTGGHKIGH; encoded by the exons ATGCAGCCAGATCAg ATTGTGTGGCAGCCATACGAGGCAGACTTCGGTCACCTTCCTGAATTCTGTGTTGCAGGGAGGGATACGTGGACAGCAAGGGTGCTGCTTGTGTGTTTTTGCATAGTAGAGAGACACCACCCGGATCATGTTCTTCGACAGTTTGGGTTGGCGCAGCAGCAGCCTGACGATGTTGTCTATGATGATAGACTGCATAAAATAGACTTACGTGGGAAGGTGGAAAGGAATTGGAGGGAGGAGCATGGACTGTATATCATTTCATGGGAAATGAGGCGACAACAAGTTTGTCATGCACCTCCTCAGATTGGTGAGATGCCCCGCGATCATGCCTATTACGTCTGGTACCGTCTGGTCACTCGAAAGTATGTCAACCGCAACAATGCTAAATTAGATATAATG ATTCAAAGCCATTTAGCGTTGTTGGCGATGCTTCCTGAAGGCAGCGAAGCTCACAACCATGTCCGGCGTGTCCTAAATAATGTGGCTGGCCTTGGTGGTGGTCCTGCAGCAAATGGGCAGGCAAACAATGGGCATGAGACTAAACCAACAGCTACTGCAACCCCAAGCACAAGTGTAGCACCCGTAAGTACACGGACCCGTGCTCAGCGTGCTATTGCAAGCCCAAGCACAAGCGCAGCTAGGGACTATGGTCGGCCTGCTATAGCAATCCCAAACACAAGTGCAACCAGGGGCCGTGGTATGCCTGCTACAGCAAGCCCAAGCACAAGTGCAGCCATGGGCCGTGGTTGGCGTGCAACAACCCCTCGGGTTGTAACTAGTCCTGAGATGCCTGCACCCATCCCACACTCATCTTCTCAACCTAAGGTCCCTCCACACATTCCAAATGCACCTCCTCAGCCCAAGGTCCCTTCACCCAGCCCACCTTCGCAGCCTGATTTTGATCTCAGTATTGATCAAAATGTGACCCCTCCTATACTCCTCGAGACACCCTCTTACCCACCTACCAGCTCTACTGCACCCATTCCTGGCCTCTACATAGAGCATTATTACCCACCTACCGCATCCTCATCTGACCCTCTGGGACCTCCGGTTGGGATTAACTCTCTACAGCCACATACTGATGTATCAGACGAGCACCCCCGTCATCAGCCCTCACCCCCACGAGGTAGACCGCAACGCACTAGAAGAGCACCAACTTGTGGGACAGGTGGACACAAAATAGGACACTGA